A stretch of DNA from Gymnodinialimonas sp. 57CJ19:
ACGAGACCAATGGCAACATATGACGACAGGGACGGCGTGATCTGGATGGACGGCAATCTCGTCGACTGGCGCTCTGCCAATGTCCACCTGATGAGCCACGCCTTGCACTACGCCTCCAGCGTGTTCGAGGGCGAGCGCGCCTATAACGGCAAGATCTTCGAAAGCCGCAAGCATTCCGAACGGTTGCGCTATTCCGCCTCTTGCCTCGATTTTGAAATCCCCTTCACGGTGGATGAAATTGAGGCCGCGAAATATGAGGTCATGAAGGCCAACAACCTGACCGACGCCTACATCCGCGCAATTGCTTGGCGCGGCGCGGGCGAGGACATGGGCGTCAGCTCGGCACGCAACCCTGTTCGCTTTGCCATCGCCGCATGGGAGTGGGGCAGCTACTACGGTGACGCCAAGATGAAGGGCGCGAAGCTGGACATCTCCAAGTGGAAACGCCCCTCACCCGAGACGATCCCCGTCCACGCCAAGGCCGCGGGCCTCTACATGATCTGCACCACTTCCAAGCACGCGGCAGAGGCCAAGGGCTGCTCCGACGCGCTGTTCATGGATTACCGCAACTACGTGGCCGAGGCGACGGGCGCGAACATTTTCTTCGTGAAGGACGGAGAGGTGCACACCCCAACGGCGGACGTCTTCCTGAACGGCATCACCCGCCAGACGGTCATTGGCATGCTGAAAGAGAAGCAGATCAAGGTGCACGAGCGCCACATCATGCCGGAAGAGCTGGAAAGCTTCGAGCAGTGCTGGCTAACCGGCACCGCAGCCGAGGTAACACCCGTGGGCAGCATCGCCGACTACAACTTCGAAGTCGGTGCCCTGACCCGCGACATCGCAGAGAGCTACGAGAAGCTCGTGCGGGCGTAAACTGCCACTCCAGGACACCGAAAGCCCCGCACCCAGCCGTGTGGGGCTTTTTCGTTTGAAGCCCTCCGCCCGGTCGGTTCAAGCTGCACACGCAAGAACAATCCGACGTAGGAGGCAAGAAATGGGCGAGACGGCGAATGGCGCATGCCTTTGCGGCGCGGTACGCTTTCGTATCGACGGCGCGTTCGAGCATTTCTTCCTGTGCCACTGCACGCGGTGCCGGAAGGACAGCGGCTCGGCCCATTCAGCGAACCTTTTCTCCACCTCGGCACAGCTCGAATGGCTGGCGGGCGCAGATCTTGTCGCGGTCTTCCAACTGCCGAAAACGCGCCATGTGAAGGCATTCTGCACATGCTGCGGCTCGGCCATGCCTGTGATGCAAAAGGGCTTTCTGTCGGTTCCCGCCGGCGCCATCGATACAGAGCTGACCTTGCGGCCCGCGGCGCATATCTGCACTGGCTCACGAGCCGGCTGGGACGATGCGTTGCACGTGATACCCCGCATCGACGGGTTACCTGACTGAGGTAGGCGGATGCCGCCTTTCCGCTAGGCCACGCAGGTTTTTCACGCGCCACCGCTTGACCCCACCAGCACCAAACCCCACCATCGCTCCATGGCAATCCAGTTCCAGCCCACCGGGCCGAAAAACAACCAAGGTTCGGGCACCCAGACCCAAGTGGCGTTCCACCGCACCGAACTCGGCCCCATTCTCGGCCTCTACGGTCGCATGGTCGCCGCGGGCGAATGGCGCGACTACGGGATCAGCCACCTGCAAGACGTCGCCGTCTTCTCCATCTTCAAACGCACGGCTGAAAACCCGATCTACCGGATCGAAAAACGCCCCAAACTGCGCGAAAAACAGGGCCAATACGCTGTCATCGGCATGGATGGCCGCATCCTGAAACGAGGCCACGACCTGAAGACCGTCCTTCGGGTCCTGGAGCGCAAAATGATCCGGGTCGTGGATTAAATCCACACCACCGCAACCGCGCTCCCTCCTTCATCTTGGCAAATACACCTCCCCCCGGAGGGTCGGCCCGCCGCAAACACCCTACCCCAGCGTTAACCGCTTGCGCGATGTAATCGGCCCATACTCACTGGCCTCGATCCGCGCGGCAGCGTCCTTCAGTGGTTCGTAGGCCGTCGCCATGTGGTGCGCATTCGCGTGCAGCAACATGCGGTCGCTGGCCATCAAGCCCACGTGACCCTTCCAGAAAATAATATCTCCGCGCTTCAATGTCTCATCGCTGGGGATGTCCTCCCCCAGTGCCACCTCTTGCTGATCGCTGTCTCTGGGGCAATCGACACCGCAGGCAATCAGACAGGCCTGCACCAACCCGCTGCAATCAATCCCCCAGCGGCTGGTGCCGCCCCAAAGATAGGGGGTGCCCAGAAACAGGTCCGCAATTCCTACCGGGTCCGCGAACCGTGCCTTGATCGGCATCAGATGCTGCGACGGCATGAAGTGCCCGGTGTGGATGCGCTTATAGTCACCGCTTTCCCCGGTCACCTTCACCTGGCTTCCGAAATATAGGCACACATCCGGCGACACCTTCAAATTCGCCTTTGGATACAGATGCGTCGCGGGGGAGATCACCCAATGGGTCGCAGGCTCCGCTCCCGTTAGGGCCCCTTGCAAGATGTAGCCGACGTAGCCGTCCCGCTCGGATTGGCCGAAGGCGAAACCATCTTCGGTGTCGAGCACAAGAAATCGCTCACCAAACACCAGCTGTGACGCCCGCGCCCCGCGGGGTTTGTCGGTCAGGTTGGCAATGGGCTGCTGCACCATCATCCAGCGTCCTTCCGAGTAACGTTCGGCCTCGACCGTTCCGTTCAAAGAGGTGTGGGCAACGCGGCCATTGTAGGGGGTCGTACGGGGATCGTTCATTGGGACAGAACCTCGGGTAGGGCATTGAACAACGCGCGAATACCTTGGCCGACGCCGCCTTTGGGGCGGGCGGGGGCGTTGGTGCGTTGCCAGCCGTAAATGTCAAAATGTGCAAACCGGGGCACGGGCGCGAAGCGTCGCAGGAACAGCGCCGCCGTGATTGCCCCCGCCATGCCCCCCGCCGGCGCATTGTCGAGGTCCGCTATACCCGGTTCGATCATCGGCTCATAAGCATCGTGGAATGGCAGACGCCAGCACGGGTCCGCGACAGCGGCGCTGGACGCTGAGAGCGCCAAGGCCAGCGGGTCATCATCGGTGAAAAACGGCGCGATATCGGGGCCAACAGCCACCCGCGCCGCGCCTGTCAGGGTCGCCATGCAGATCAACAGATCCGGTGGCGTTTCGGAAGCATAGGCCAGCGCGTCGGCCAAAACCAAGCGTCCCTCTGCGTCGGTATTGTTGATCTCAACCGTCAGCCCGTTGCGCGCGGTAAAGATATCACCGGGGCGGAAGGAATTGCCGGCGACGTTGTTCTCCACCGCCGGGATCAACACGCGCAGCCGCACGGCCATACCGCTCGCCATTATCATCCGGGCGAGGCCCAAGACGTTGGCCGAGCCGCCCATATCCTTCTTCATGATCCCCATCGACGCGCCGGGCTTCAGGTTCAACCCGCCGGTATCAAAGCACACACCCTTGCCCACCAAGGTCAGGGTTGGACCGGTGTCGCCCCATGTCATCTCGATCAGACGCGGCGATATCGCTGCGGCGCGGCCCACGGTGTGGATCAACGGGAAGTTCTTCTTTAGCAGGTCTGCTCCTTCAACGGTGCGCACATCGGCTCCGAACTCAGCCCCAAGCGCGCGCGCGGCGGCTTCCAAGGCATCGGGGCCCATATCTTCCGCCGGTGTGTTGATCAGGTCACGGGTCAGGGCCTCGGATTGCGCGATCAGCAAGAGGCGATCGGCGTCGATCCCATCGGGCGCCACAAGCCGAGCCTTTGGGCGCGGCTGGCTGCGATAACGGTCAAAACGATAGAGGGACAACAGATAGCCAAGGGCGATCTCTTCACCCTGTCCAGCGGGCAGTGCGCTTAGGGCGTAGGTCGCTTCTGGCAGGGCGGCAATCGCCGCGCCAATGGCAAACCGCTTGCGGGCCCGATCAGCGGCGGTGCCTGTCCCAATCAGGACACGCGCCATCGCGTCACCGGGCAGAACCAGGCTTTGCCCCAACGCGCCAGTGAAGTTATGAAACGCGGCCCATTGTGCCTGCGCTTCGGGTAATCCAGCCAGGGTATCTTCGCAATCTTCCGGGCTGGTCAGCAGAATGGGAAGGGCCGCCGAGCTGGCCTGAGCAAACGTCATCGTCATAGGGAGCGCACCGTTGTTAATTGGCGCCAGCCTATAGGTCAGAGCCTGCTCTGCAAGGCCAGATCAGCCGGAAAGATCCTCCAGATCCCAGACCGCATGGATAGAGCGTTCCCCGACACGGTCCAGCCGGGCCATGGTTGCGGAAAAACCGACCTCGTTCCCGGCGATGTAGGTCTCCAGCACATCCCGCGCCACCCGCGCCAGTGTTGCCATCCCGATCAGGTCCGCGTCCTTGCAAAGATGCTCTAACGCGACCACAAATTCCCGCCCGCTGCGGCGGCACGTGGCATCAAGCGTCGGCAGCACTTCCGATATGCGGTGCAGCGCAAGGGCGACTTCCGCCTCGGCACGGACCTCCCCTATTTTCAGGCAAAGTTCTTCCAGACATTCAGGATTGAATCGCGCCGGTTCTTCGGGCGCAATTGTTGCGATCGTCGGGCACAGTTCGGCCCTAGCTGTAAGCAGCATTT
This window harbors:
- a CDS encoding leucyl aminopeptidase family protein — its product is MTMTFAQASSAALPILLTSPEDCEDTLAGLPEAQAQWAAFHNFTGALGQSLVLPGDAMARVLIGTGTAADRARKRFAIGAAIAALPEATYALSALPAGQGEEIALGYLLSLYRFDRYRSQPRPKARLVAPDGIDADRLLLIAQSEALTRDLINTPAEDMGPDALEAAARALGAEFGADVRTVEGADLLKKNFPLIHTVGRAAAISPRLIEMTWGDTGPTLTLVGKGVCFDTGGLNLKPGASMGIMKKDMGGSANVLGLARMIMASGMAVRLRVLIPAVENNVAGNSFRPGDIFTARNGLTVEINNTDAEGRLVLADALAYASETPPDLLICMATLTGAARVAVGPDIAPFFTDDDPLALALSASSAAVADPCWRLPFHDAYEPMIEPGIADLDNAPAGGMAGAITAALFLRRFAPVPRFAHFDIYGWQRTNAPARPKGGVGQGIRALFNALPEVLSQ
- a CDS encoding DUF2794 domain-containing protein translates to MAIQFQPTGPKNNQGSGTQTQVAFHRTELGPILGLYGRMVAAGEWRDYGISHLQDVAVFSIFKRTAENPIYRIEKRPKLREKQGQYAVIGMDGRILKRGHDLKTVLRVLERKMIRVVD
- a CDS encoding branched-chain amino acid aminotransferase yields the protein MATYDDRDGVIWMDGNLVDWRSANVHLMSHALHYASSVFEGERAYNGKIFESRKHSERLRYSASCLDFEIPFTVDEIEAAKYEVMKANNLTDAYIRAIAWRGAGEDMGVSSARNPVRFAIAAWEWGSYYGDAKMKGAKLDISKWKRPSPETIPVHAKAAGLYMICTTSKHAAEAKGCSDALFMDYRNYVAEATGANIFFVKDGEVHTPTADVFLNGITRQTVIGMLKEKQIKVHERHIMPEELESFEQCWLTGTAAEVTPVGSIADYNFEVGALTRDIAESYEKLVRA
- a CDS encoding GFA family protein, which encodes MGETANGACLCGAVRFRIDGAFEHFFLCHCTRCRKDSGSAHSANLFSTSAQLEWLAGADLVAVFQLPKTRHVKAFCTCCGSAMPVMQKGFLSVPAGAIDTELTLRPAAHICTGSRAGWDDALHVIPRIDGLPD
- a CDS encoding C40 family peptidase; this translates as MNDPRTTPYNGRVAHTSLNGTVEAERYSEGRWMMVQQPIANLTDKPRGARASQLVFGERFLVLDTEDGFAFGQSERDGYVGYILQGALTGAEPATHWVISPATHLYPKANLKVSPDVCLYFGSQVKVTGESGDYKRIHTGHFMPSQHLMPIKARFADPVGIADLFLGTPYLWGGTSRWGIDCSGLVQACLIACGVDCPRDSDQQEVALGEDIPSDETLKRGDIIFWKGHVGLMASDRMLLHANAHHMATAYEPLKDAAARIEASEYGPITSRKRLTLG